ATACGTATCTTTGTATCCTTCACCTAAGCCATATTGAATGGCCTTAGCTTCGGCTACATCATTAGCAGGAGTACTAGTTCCATGGGCATTAATATAATCTACGTCCTTTGGTGTAATACCTGCTTCTTGCATTGCCAATTTCATCGCCTTGCCAGCGCCAGAGCCATCGGGATTTGGCGCAGTCATATGATAAGCATCACAATTTGCACCATAGCCAACGATTTCAGCTAAAATATTTGCACCCCGTGCTTGTGCGTGTTCTAATGATTCTACAACAACGACACCTCCGCCTTCACCCATAACAAAACCACTACGATTTTCATCAAATGGGACAGAAGCTTTATCTGGATTACTTTCATTAGTTAGAGCGGTTAAAGCTGCAAAACCAGAGATACCAATTTCATTAATGGATGCCTCAGCACCACCGGCTAAAATAACATCTGCATAGCCGTGTTTAATATTACGAAAAGCTTCGCCAATTGAATGGGTACCAGAAGCACAAGCTGTTACAGTACTGGTACAAATACCTTTGGCACCAACTTTTAAGGCGATATTCCCTGCGACCATATTAACGATCGACATTGGTACAAACATTGGTGAAACACGTTTTGGACCTTTGTCATGCATACGAATAACTTGATCTTGAATTGTCTGTAGACCCCCAATACCAGAGCTTACCATCACACCAAAACGATCAACATCCATTTGTTTTGTGTCTAAACCAGACATTGCCACAGCTTCTAAAGCTGCATAAATTCCAAATAATGAAAATTTATCCATTCTTTTGGCGTCTTTTTTGATGAAATATTTATCAAATGGAAAGTCTTTTACTTCCGCTGCGACTGTAATGCCAGTCTGGCTTGCATCAAATTGCGTGATTTCACCAATCCCATTTTTTCCTTCTTTTAAACTATCTAAAAATGTTTGGGCATCGTTACCAATTGGCGAAGCGACACCGTAACCTGTAATGACTACGCGATTCATATTGTCCTCCTTGTTAAATCTGTTTTTCTTCAAACAAACAGCCACATCTAGCCATGCATCACTAAACCACCGTCAACATTAATAACTTGACCAGTGATATACGGACTTTTAGCTAGAAAAACTGCTGTTTGGGCAATATCTGCTACTGTACCAAATTTTTGCATTGGAATATTTTGTGTCACTTGTTCTTTGACTTTATCAGAAAGAACTTCTGTCATATCAGTGGCAATAAAACCTGGTGCAATTGCATTGCAGCTAATTCCTCTAGGTGCTACTTCTCTTGCCACCGATTTGGTAAACCCAACCATCCCTGCTTTACTGGCAGCGTAATTTGCTTGACCCGCATTGCCGATTAAACCTGAGACCGAAGACATGTTAATAATTGCACCACAACGTTTTTTCAACATTTTTTTCATAACCAATTGCGTCATATTGAAAGTTCCGCTTAAGTTAATTTTCATAACGCTCTCAAAATCTTCTGGTGTCATGCGTAATAACAGCTTATCATTGGTAATCCCTGCATTATTGATTAAGATATCAACGTTTCCTAATTG
The DNA window shown above is from Enterococcus montenegrensis and carries:
- the fabG gene encoding 3-oxoacyl-[acyl-carrier-protein] reductase; protein product: MELKGKNVLITGSTRGIGWAIAEAFSQEGANIILNGRRPVPQELIDTIKDHGVFCMGVAGDISDYTTAKNLLAEVEEQLGNVDILINNAGITNDKLLLRMTPEDFESVMKINLSGTFNMTQLVMKKMLKKRCGAIINMSSVSGLIGNAGQANYAASKAGMVGFTKSVAREVAPRGISCNAIAPGFIATDMTEVLSDKVKEQVTQNIPMQKFGTVADIAQTAVFLAKSPYITGQVINVDGGLVMHG
- the fabF gene encoding beta-ketoacyl-ACP synthase II: MNRVVITGYGVASPIGNDAQTFLDSLKEGKNGIGEITQFDASQTGITVAAEVKDFPFDKYFIKKDAKRMDKFSLFGIYAALEAVAMSGLDTKQMDVDRFGVMVSSGIGGLQTIQDQVIRMHDKGPKRVSPMFVPMSIVNMVAGNIALKVGAKGICTSTVTACASGTHSIGEAFRNIKHGYADVILAGGAEASINEIGISGFAALTALTNESNPDKASVPFDENRSGFVMGEGGGVVVVESLEHAQARGANILAEIVGYGANCDAYHMTAPNPDGSGAGKAMKLAMQEAGITPKDVDYINAHGTSTPANDVAEAKAIQYGLGEGYKDTYVSSTKSMTGHLLGAAGGVEAIASILALQHQFVPPTINVTKQDPAIDLNVVTNQAKEAELKYAMSNSLGFGGHNAVICLKRWEA